In the genome of Populus trichocarpa isolate Nisqually-1 chromosome 6, P.trichocarpa_v4.1, whole genome shotgun sequence, one region contains:
- the LOC7468678 gene encoding probable CCR4-associated factor 1 homolog 7, whose protein sequence is MEMSIAPPKEESIQIREVWNDNLEEEFALIREIVDQFNFVAMDTEFPGVVLRPVGNFKNINDYNYQTLKDNVDMLKLIQLGLTFSDENGNLPTCGTDKFCIWQFNFREFNVTKDIFASDSIELLRQCGIDFKMNNEKGIDVNQFGELLMSSGIVLNDGVHWVTFHSGYDFGYLLKLLTCRSLPDTPAGFFDLINMYFPVVYDIKHLMKFCNSLHGGLNKLAELLEVERIGVCHQAGSDSLLTSCTFRKLRDNFFNGSAEKYAGVLYGLGVENGQNTS, encoded by the coding sequence ATGGAAATGTCAATTGCACCACCAAAGGAAGAGTCCATTCAAATTAGAGAGGTCTGGAATGATAATCTTGAAGAGGAGTTTGCGTTGATTCGTGAAATTGTTGATCAGTTTAATTTTGTAGCTATGGATACTGAGTTCCCTGGCGTGGTTTTGCGCCCTGTTGGgaattttaagaatattaatgATTATAATTACCAGACTTTGAAGGATAATGTTGATATGTTGAAATTGATCCAATTGGGTCTTACGTTCTCGGATGAGAATGGGAATTTGCCAACTTGTGGGACGGATAAGTTTTGCATTTGGCAATTTAATTTCCGTGAGTTTAATGTGACCAAAGATATCTTTGCCAGCGATTCAATTGAGCTGTTGCGTCAATGCGGGATTGATTTTAAGATGAATAATGAAAAGGGTATTGATGTGAATCAGTTTGGTGAGCTCTTAATGTCATCGGGGATTGTTTTGAATGATGGTGTGCACTGGGTTACTTTTCATAGCGGGTATGATTTTGGGTACTTGCTTAAGCTTTTGACTTGCAGGAGCTTGCCTGACACACCAGCAGGATTCTTTGACTTGATCAATATGTATTTTCCAGTGGTTTATGATATCAAGCATTTGATGAAGTTTTGCAATAGCCTGCATGGCGGGTTGAACAAGCTTGCGGAGTTGTTGGAGGTGGAAAGAATTGGTGTGTGCCATCAAGCTGGCTCTGATAGTTTGCTCACATCCTGCACATTTAGGAAGTTGAGGGATAACTTTTTCAATGGCTCCGCCGAGAAGTATGCTGGTGTTTTGTACGGTCTTGGTGTCGAGAATGGACAGAATACTagctga
- the LOC7468677 gene encoding cytochrome b561, DM13 and DOMON domain-containing protein At5g54830 — translation MNCNPLIILGLGFFLFNNFLFFVSNADTGPSCPKTSPYVGFESKFTMVRHQVRGFLTIVDDCSFRVSQFDMLSGSDVHFWGSIAPDFDNFTNGFMISDYKLNETYKNASFSVKLSRNVTWDRIQVLSICDLLTESDFGHVILSNGSDLAPTLSPDLAPSPASNYSMGEEGKFGPFRVPTMFDNCKVLSNDYRIRWSLSAERDFIDIGLEAAIAIQNYMAFGWADPKANSEVMIGGDVAVAGFTEEGMPFVDDFYITKYSECTINKDGSAHGVCPDTIYEGSDPVGLVNNTKLIYGHRKDGVSFIRYRRPMVSVDTKYDLPVKYTENVTVIWALGLMRPPDTFRPYYSPQNHGGPMSVTYGHLVLNVSEQVNECLGPLDAANKEDQDLVIADANKPLVVTTGPAVHYPNPPNPSKVLYINKKEAPVLKVERGVPVRFSVQAGHDVALYITSDLIGGNATLRNKTETIYAGGPEAEGVLASPMELIWEPDRNTPDQVYYQSLYQKKMGWRVQVVDGGLSDMYNNSVLLDDQQVTFFWTLSKDSISIAARGEKKSGYIAIGFGIGMVNSYAYVGWVDDTGKGHVNSYWIDGRDASRVHPTNENLTNIRCKSENGIITFEFVRPLKPCSHNNRVECKNIIDPTTPLKVIWALGTKWSDEHLNEKNMHSETSHRPIRVLLMGGSAEAEQDLRPVLAVHGFMMFLSWGILLPGGILAARYLKHVKGDSWYQIHVSLQYSGLAILLLGLLFAVAELRGLNISSAHVKFGLAAIFLACVQPVNASMRPKKSANGEEVSSKRRLWEYFHFIAGRSAIIVGIAALFSGMKHLGDRYGDENVHGYIWALILWFVIGTMIVMYLEYHEKQRRRDRVFGRSNWVLGNLEEDDSSDLLNPARASSQKDKQHSGLMEVQLEPLNR, via the coding sequence ATGAATTGCAATCCTCTAATaattttagggttagggttttttctcttcaataacTTCCTCTTCTTCGTTTCCAATGCGGATACGGGTCCATCTTGCCCGAAAACCAGCCCGTATGTCGGGTTCGAATCCAAATTCACCATGGTACGACACCAAGTACGTGGGTTTCTAACCATAGTCGATGATTGCTCTTTCAGGGTTTCTCAGTTTGATATGCTATCAGGATCCGATGTTCATTTTTGGGGCTCCATCGCGCCTGATTTTGATAATTTCACAAATGGGTTTATGATTTCTGATTATAAACTCAATGAGACTTATAAAAATGCTAGCTTTAGTGTTAAGTTGAGTCGAAATGTTACTTGGGATCGCATCCAAGTCCTATCCATCTGTGACCTGTTGACTGAATCGGATTTTGGGCATGTAATTCTCTCAAATGGGTCTGATTTGGCTCCCACATTGAGTCCAGATTTGGCTCCGTCACCGGCAAGTAATTATAGCATGGGCGAGGAAGGCAAATTTGGTCCTTTTAGAGTCCCGACAATGTTTGATAATTGTAAGGTTTTGTCAAATGATTATAGGATTAGGTGGAGTTTGAGCGCGGAGAGGGATTTTATTGATATAGGATTAGAGGCCGCTATTGCTATACAGAATTATATGGCATTTGGGTGGGCAGATCCGAAGGCTAATTCGGAGGTCATGATTGGTGGCGATGTGGCGGTGGCGGGGTTTACGGAGGAAGGAATGccttttgttgatgatttttatattactaaGTATAGTGAATGTACCATAAATAAGGATGGATCAGCTCATGGGGTTTGTCCTGATACGATATATGAAGGATCGGATCCTGTTGGATTGGTGAACAATACGAAGTTGATTTATGGGCATAGGAAGGATGGGGTTTCGTTTATTAGGTATAGAAGGCCGATGGTTTCGGTAGATACAAAGTATGATTTGCCGGTGAAGTATACAGAGAATGTGACAGTGATTTGGGCTTTGGGGTTGATGAGGCCACCCGATACTTTTCGGCCTTACTATTCACCGCAGAATCATGGAGGGCCAATGTCGGTGACTTATGGGCATTTGGTGCTTAATGTTTCTGAGCAGGTGAATGAGTGTTTGGGACCCTTGGATGCTGCAAACAAGGAGGATCAGGATTTGGTTATAGCAGATGCAAATAAGCCTCTTGTTGTTACTACTGGTCCTGCAGTTCATTACCCCAACCCACCTAACCCTTCAAAAGTCTTGTACATTAATAAGAAGGAGGCTCCTGTTTTGAAAGTTGAAAGAGGGGTGCCTGTGAGGTTTTCGGTGCAAGCTGGACATGATGTTGCATTGTACATTACTTCGGATTTGATTGGTGGTAATGCAACATTGAGGAACAAGACAGAGACTATTTATGCGGGAGGGCCTGAAGCTGAAGGTGTTCTGGCTAGTCCAATGGAATTAATCTGGGAGCCAGATAGGAATACCCCAGATCAGGTGTACTATCAATCTTTGTATCAGAAGAAGATGGGCTGGAGAGTTCAGGTGGTTGATGGTGGTTTGTCTGATATGTATAACAACAGTGTCCTTTTGGATGATCAGCAAGTCACATTCTTCTGGACGTTGTCAAAAGATTCTATATCTATTGCTGCCCGGGGTGAGAAAAAGAGTGGTTATATTGCAATAGGATTTGGTATTGGAATGGTTAACAGCTATGCTTATGTGGGTTGGGTTGATGATACTGGTAAAGGGCATGTCAATTCATACTGGATTGATGGAAGGGATGCCTCAAGGGTGCATCCAACAAATGAGAATTTGACCAATATAAGGTGCAAGTCAGAAAATGGGATCATTACCTTCGAGTTTGTACGACCTTTAAAACCATGTAGCCACAATAATCGGGTAGagtgtaaaaatattattgatccCACAACTCCTCTCAAGGTCATATGGGCATTGGGCACTAAATGGTCAGATGAACACCTAAATGAGAAGAATATGCATTCTGAAACTAGCCATAGGCCTATACGGGTGTTGCTTATGGGTGGTTCTGCAGAAGCAGAGCAAGATTTACGGCCGGTGTTAGCTGTACATGGGTTCATGATGTTCCTTTCATGGGGTATTTTGCTTCCTGGTGGAATTCTGGCTGCTAGATACTTGAAGCATGTGAAGGGGGATAGCTGGTACCAGATTCATGTTTCCTTGCAGTACTCAGGTTTAGCAATTCTCCTACTTGGCCTTCTTTTTGCAGTGGCTGAGCTTCGGGGCCTCAATATCAGCTCAGCTCATGTTAAGTTTGGGCTTGCTGCTATATTTCTGGCATGTGTACAACCAGTGAATGCCTCCATGAGGCCTAAAAAATCTGCTAATGGAGAGGAGGTTTCCTCAAAAAGGCGTCTCTGGGAGTATTTTCACTTCATTGCTGGTAGATCTGCCATCATTGTAGGAATTGCGGCACTTTTCAGTGGAATGAAGCATTTGGGAGATAGATATGGAGATGAAAATGTTCATGGATATATCTGGGCACTAATTCTTTGGTTCGTGATTGGTACAATGATCGTCATGTATCTGgaatatcatgaaaaacaacGAAGGAGGGACAGGGTATTTGGAAGAAGCAATTGGGTTTTAGGTAACCTTGAAGAAGATGATTCTAGTGACCTCCTGAATCCAGCCAGGGCGTCATCACAAAAAGATAAACAACATTCTGGACTGATGGAAGTTCAGTTAGAACCTTTGAACAGATGA
- the LOC18100705 gene encoding chaperone protein ClpB3, mitochondrial: protein MASKRLTKSALTTIKSTSKLSRLSHSPHSSLSRTRTISSSSSLLGTAFSRPLNDNKNVVFANFSTITSTRFFHSSSPRFSSATASSSQLDPSQFTEMAWEGVVGAVETAQANKQQVVETEHLMKSLLEQKDGLARRIFAKIGVDNSSALQITIDFISHQPKVTGGTSGPVMGSNLSSLLDNARKNKKDMGDDFVSVEHIVLAFHLDKRFGQQFLRNLGVSEKDLRDAVTAVRGNQRVTDQNPEGKYQALDKYGSDLTELARRGKLDPVIGRDDEIRRCIQILSRRTKNNPVIIGEPGVGKTAIAEGLAQRIVRGDVPEPLLNRKLISLDMGALVAGAKYCGEFEERLKAVLKEVTASNGQIILFIDEIHTVVGAGATSGAMDAGNLLKPMLGRGELRCIGATTLNEYRKYIEKDPALARRFQQVFCDQPTVEDTISILRGLRERYELHHGVKISDSALVAAAVLADRYITERFLPDKAIDLVDEAAAKLKMEITSKPTELDEIDRAVLKLEMEKLSLKNDTDKASKERLSKLEHDLEELKQKQKELTELWDREKDLMNRIRSLKEEIDRVNQEMEAAEREYDLNRAAELRYGTLMSLQRQLEEADKNLSEFRKSGKSLLREEVTDFDIAEIVSKWTGIPVSNLQQSEKEKLVLLEEVLHRRVVGQDIAVRSVADAIRRSRAGLSDPNRPIASFMFMGPTGVGKTELAKALASFLFNTENALVRIDMSEYMEKHAVSRLVGAPPGYVGYEEGGQLTEVVRRRPYSVVLFDEIEKAHHDVFNILLQLLDDGRITDSQGRTVSFTNAVVIMTSNIGSHLILETLSNTHDTKEVVYDIMKKQVVDLARQHFRPEFMNRIDEYIVFKPLDSKEINRIVEIQMNRLKERLKQKKIDLHHTKEATDLLGKLGFDPNFGARPVKRVIQQLVENEIAMGVLKGDFKEEDSIIVDADVASDLPPQNRLHIRKIESSSLREAMIA from the exons ATGGCGTCAAAAAGGCTAACGAAATCAGCTTTAACCACCATTAAATCCACCTCAAAGCTATCAAGACTCTCTCACTCGCCTCACTCTTCACTCTCTCGCACTCGCacaatctcctcctcctcttcactGCTCGGCACGGCCTTTTCTCGGCCTCTAAACGACAATAAAAATGTCGTTTTCGCCAACTTTTCAACGATCACTTCCACTCGCTTCTTCCACTCTTCCTCTCCTCGTTTCTCCTCTGCCACGGCCAGCTCCTCCCAg CTTGATCCGTCTCAATTCACTGAGATGGCGTGGGAGGGGGTAGTTGGTGCTGTTGAAACAGCACAAGCTAACAAGCAACAAGTAGTGGAAACTGAGCATTTGATGAAATCCCTATTGGAGCAAAAGGATGGATTGGCGAGAAGAATCTTTGCAAAGATTGGAGTTGACAACTCTTCAGCTTTGCAAATCACAATCGACTTTATATCGCATCAACCAAAG GTGACAGGTGGGACCAGTGGCCCTGTAATGGGTTCAAATCTCAGCTCCTTGTTGGACAATGCGCGAAAGAATAAGAAGGATATGGGAGATGATTTTGTTTCTGTAGAGCATATTGTCTTGGCATTCCATTTAGACAAGAGGTTTGGGCAGCAGTTTTTGAGGAACCTTGGGGTTAGCGAGAAGGATTTGAGGGATGCTGTTACAGCTGTTCGTGGAAATCAGAGAGTAACTGATCAAA ATCCTGAAGGGAAATACCAGGCACTGGATAAATATGGGAGTGACTTGACTGAGCTTGCTAGGCGTGGAAAACTCGATCCTGTGATAGGTCGAGATGATGAAATTCGGCGGTGTATCCAGATATTATCACgtagaacaaaaaataatcctGTTATTATTGGGGAGCCTGGTGTGGGAAAAACTGCAATTGCTGAGGG acTAGCTCAAAGAATTGTGCGTGGTGACGTGCCAGAACCTCTGTTGAATCGGAAG TTAATCTCCCTGGACATGGGTGCATTGGTTGCTGGCGCCAAGTATTGTGGAGAATTTGAGGAGAGGTTAAAAGCTGTGCTGAAGGAAGTTACTGCTTCAAATGGGCAGATCATATTATTCATTGACGAGATCCATACTGTTGTTGGTGCAG GGGCTACTTCTGGTGCAATGGATGCTGGGAACTTGTTGAAGCCAATGCTTGGGCGAGGTGAGCTACGGTGTATAGGGGCAACTACATTGAATGAGTATAGGAAATACATTGAGAAGGATCCAGCACTCGCACGAAGGTTCCAACAAGTGTTTTGCGATCAACCAACTGTTGAAGATACAATATCCATTCTTCGCGGGCTGCGTGAGCGTTATGAGCTACATCATGGTGTTAAAATATCAGACAGTGCCCTTGTTGCAGCAGCAGTTCTTGCAGATAGATACATCACAGAACGTTTTCTGCCTGACAAAG CCATTGACCTTGTTGATGAAGCGGCTGCAAAGCTGAAAATGGAGATCACTTCTAAACCTACAGAGCTGGATGAAATTGATAGAGCTGTGTTGAAGTTGGAGATGGAGAAGTTGTCTTTGAAAAATGACACCGATAAAGCATCAAAAGAGAGGTTGAGTAAGCTTGAACATGATTTGGAAGAACTTAAGCAAAAACAGAAAGAACTAACTGAACTTTGGGATCGTGAGAAGGATCTCATGAATCGAATACGATCCTTAAAAGAAGAG ATTGATAGAGTCAATCAAGAGATGGAAGCTGCTGAGCGCGAGTATGACCTGAACCGCGCTGCTGAGCTCCGATATGGAACTCTAATGTCCCTTCAACGCCAGTTAGAGGAGGCTGACAAAAACCTTTCTGAATTCCGAAAGTCCGGAAAGTCTTTGCTTCGAGAAGAGGTGACTGATTTTGACATTGCTGAAATTGTAAGCAAATGGACTGGTATACCTGTGTCAAACCTTCAGCAATCAGAGAAGGAGAAGCTAGTTTTACTGGAAGAGGTGCTACACAGGAGAGTAGTTGGTCAAGATATTGCAGTAAGGTCAGTGGCCGATGCCATCCGGCGTTCAAGGGCAGGACTATCTGATCCAAATCGTCCGATAGCTAGCTTTATGTTCATGGGCCCCACTGGTGTGGGCAAAACTGAGCTTGCGAAGGCCTTAGCCAGTTTCCTCTTTAACACTGAAAATGCTCTAGTAAGAATAGATATGAGTGAATACATGGAAAAGCATGCGGTTTCACGCTTGGTGGGGGCCCCACCTGGTTATGTTGGTTATGAAGAAGGTGGGCAACTCACTGAAGTGGTTCGTAGAAGGCCATATTCCGTAGTGctgtttgatgaaattgagaaagcGCATCATGATGTCTTCAACATTCTGTTACAGTTGTTGGATGATGGAAGGATAACCGACTCTCAAGGAAGAACTGTTAGTTTTACTAATGCTGTTGTGATTATGACTTCAAACATCGGTTCCCATTTGATACTTGAAACTCTCAGTAATACACATGATACCAAGGAAGTTGTTTATGATATCATGAAAAAACAAGTTGTAGATTTGGCCAGACAACATTTCCGTCCAGAATTCATGAATCGTATTGATGAATATATTGTTTTCAAGCCTTTGGACTCCAAAGAAATCAATAGAATTGTTGAGATACAG ATGAATCGACTGAAAGAGAGgctcaaacaaaagaaaatcgaTCTGCATCACACCAAGGAAGCCACCGACCTTTTGGGGAAACTGGGCTTTGACCCGAACTTCGGAGCACGACCAGTTAAGCGTGTGATACAGCAGTTGGTTGAGAATGAAATTGCAATGGGAGTCTTGAAGGGAGATTTCAAGGAAGAAGATTCGATTATAGTTGATGCTGATGTAGCTTCAGATCTTCCTCCCCAGAACAGATTGCACATCAGGAAAATAGAGAGCAGTTCATTAAGAGAAGCCATGATTGCCTGA
- the LOC7468679 gene encoding uncharacterized protein LOC7468679, producing the protein MDQVRKTMMQHEALFKEQVQALHRLYNIQKTAMQETRRRNYSQAQVFAFSPESLVLVDGQFCGSVLEGKPLRPPVYIAGRAHKQDALGLSLSPFCTLKEIKGSGSLWIDGMGAETFLPAHSKPLRNFDLEKLPEDDADESSDLEGTAEEWNGSNLPDSTESFQDLGSSGKIASTGPKSEPSNSQVGMDSFPKDPITCSQDSSILEPQYCESKELDEFIIQRPIHLETNTNPEQQDLNLPAVAKDSSNGSNSIESQDAEFCKKKDTREEDLASPSSKEFFLSECEEVALINQDVWRPSVSSTNTDSEIKQTDSYRHSNSEPGNMTSSEKPPVATEDNQNRKGKSILYEECETTAAEILLSFAPNRPQAVTKRHAVETESGKSYVDFATTEEKPNLCQKRCANFSNGGRLYESLSWEKSANWMTTVKRQRQLVPARIVPCNVVNLADVNITL; encoded by the exons ATGGATCAAGTACGGAAGACAATGATGCAACATGAAGCTTTGTTCAAGGAACAG GTGCAGGCACTGCACAGACTGTACAATATCCAGAAAACTGCAATGCAGGAAACAAGGAGAAGAAATTATTCTCAGGCTCAAGTGTTTGCATTTAGTCCTGAAAGTCTTGTGCTTGTGGACGGCCAATTTTGTGGTTCTGTTTTGGAAGGGAAACCTTTGAGGCCGCCGGTCTATATTGCTGGTCGAGCACATAAGCAAGATGCTTTGGGTCTGTCTTTGAGTCCCTTTTGCACACTCAAAGAGATTAAAGGCAGTGGTTCGTTATGGATTGATGGCATGGGGGCTGAAACTTTCCTCCCTGCTCATAGTAAACCTTTGAGAAATTTTGATCTTGAAAAACTCCCAGAAGACGATGCCGATGAGTCTTCTGATCTTGAAGGAACAGCAGAGGAATGGAATGGAAGCAATTTGCCAGATTCTACTGAATCGTTTCAAGATCTTGGAAGCAGTGGTAAAATTGCATCAACGGGTCCAAAATCAGAACCATCCAATAGTCAAGTTGGCATGGACTCATTTCCCAAAGATCCCATCACATGTTCTCAAGATTCTTCAATCCTGGAACCTCAATATTGTGAGTCAAAAGAACTTGATGAGTTCATCATCCAAAGACCGATTCACTTGGAGACAAACACCAATCCGGAACAGCAAGATCTGAACTTACCTGCTGTTGCAAAGGACTCAAGCAATGGCAGCAATAGCATTGAGTCCCAGGACGCAGAGTTCTGCAAGAAAAAAGATACTCGCGAGGAAGACCTGGCAAGCCCCAGCAGCAAGGAATTCTTCTTATCTGAATGCGAAGAAGTGGCCCTCATCAACCAAGATGTTTGGAGACCTTCAGTCTCCTCTACCAATACAGATTCTGAAATCAAACAAACAGACAGCTACAGACATTCAAACAGCGAACCTGGAAACATGACAAGCTCGGAGAAGCCTCCTGTTGCAACAGAGGACAATCAGAACAGGAAGGGTAAATCAATCCTGTATGAAGAGTGTGAAACAACGGCAGCTGAGATTTTGCTCAGTTTTGCACCCAATAGACCACAGGCTGTTACTAAAAGGCATGCAGTGGAAACCGAGTCAGGTAAATCTTATGTAGACTTTGCAACTACTGAAGAGAAGCCAAATTTGTGTCAGAAAAGATGTGCAAACTTCAGCAATGGCGGTAGACTATACGAATCCTTGAGCTGGGAAAAATCAGCTAATTGGATGACGACTGTTAAAAGACAGCGGCAACTAGTTCCTGCAAGAATTGTTCCTTGTAACGTTGTTAATCTTGCAGATGTAAACATCACCTTATGA